The sequence below is a genomic window from Lolium perenne isolate Kyuss_39 chromosome 7, Kyuss_2.0, whole genome shotgun sequence.
TTCTAGAGGTGTGACTTGAAATGGATTTTGTTTTTCTGTTCCACTGCTGACTATTTTGAGTGTAGATCTGTTGCCCTTTTGGCAAACCATGTTTTGTCTTCTTTTTTGTTGCTATAGTTTGTTCAAATAGAACCTCTATTTTCAGTATTGTTTAGTTGGTTACAATTTCTCAAACCTTGCTGCAGAGAGGTGGTTGGACTGCAGCAGATGACCAATGGGGTTCAAAGCTTGCTAGCAAATTCTACGGGTGCAGCAACTCCAGCAGCAAATTCCCTGGTGCGCAATTTTCTTTGCCATTTAGGATTGGTTAAAATTTGCTGCAGCCACATACGGTATTTCAGATGTTAAACTTGCTCTacaatctacaatcttagaatgcACGCCTATTGTATTCTGGAAAAGGTTGAATGCACGCCTTTTCTTTGTTGTCCTGgattagtttttttttgtttgcctGAAGTAATTATTGTTTAATCTGTGCAGATTCAAGTGTTATAACACACCCAGACCGTTATTTGATGATTGTTACGAGTGGAGGCCTCAATCAACAGAGAACAGGGGTAAGTTATGTGCAACTGGCACATTATTCCTGCTCACATATCATGATGCATGTAGCTGGGTAGGACACACATGTAAAGCAACCAGTTATATGTGTGTAGTCTTAATGCCCTCTTATTTGACCAGTGTTACAGCTGTAGTTTGTCATATATTATTTCATCTATGAGAATCTGCTCCTAAAACATGTTTGCAGGTTTGCTTTGTTTTGGATATCATGATTATAAATCAAATAACCAATTGAAGATACATTATCAAGTGACTAAACTGATACCAGTTTCAATATTAGAACAGAGCTAGTATCTTTACATATGAGTGCAAATGTATAAATAAGCTAACTGATTGATACATGCAACACATAAATAAGAGGTTGTATCCTTAATATCATTATTAGTCTTCAGTCAAAACTTAGAGCAGTCTAAGCTGATGCTGGGAACAGCGAGACACCTCCTGTGTAGTGTCTTAAGGATGGGGTGAATATTTGAAGTTTGAGATCTTCACAGTTTTGCTCTGAAAACGAGCAAGGTTAGGAGTTTCACGTTATGTCTCAGAGCTAACTCTGCAGTAGTTATATATGTTTTTTGGTTCCATATTATGATGTTCATAATCATCCATTAGCCTAAGTATTCTGTACTACTTCTCAGATAATTGATGCTGTTGTTGCTGCACGTATTCTAAATGCGACACTTGTTGTTCCCAAACTGGACCAGACTTCCTTCTGGAAAGATGCCAGGTTTCTTCGAGTACCAGACACTTATCACCCTAAACCTCAAATCTGCTGATGTTTTTTAAAAGACTAGGATGCATTTTGTCTGTACTTAATGCCATTTCTCTGCACTCTGCAGTGACTTTGCTCAAATTTTTGATGCCGACTGGTTCATCTCATCTTTATCAAAGGATGTGAGGATCGTGAAAGTGCTTCCAGAGATAGGAGGTAAAGTGCGGGCTCCTCATAGAATGCGTGTGCCCCGAAAGTGCACTCCGCGTTGTTACTTGAACCGTGTGTTGCCTGCACTTCTTAAGAAACATGTAAGTCATTGCAGTGTAGCAATGTTTGTTACTGAGATACATTATTTAATGTGATTTTATCACTTGcatcaacctgttacaccctCATTGGATTGTATGAACTGAAAAATAGAGATATTTCATATGCATGGTATTGGATTGCATGTTCTTTCAAAAGACTATAGGGCCATGCTTAGTTCTTCTGTTGGGAAATTGATAAGTACTTCTGGTAAAGAAAAATATAACATCATTTTGTCAGCATTTTCAGAAGCCATAACTTTTACTCTTGAAGTTGCCCATGCTCAAAGTTATTTTGTGAATGTGAGATATTTGGCTTCTATGATTGAAATACTAGGATAGCTTATATCTCTTCTTCCACCTGATGCAGGTTGTTCGACTAACAAAATTTGATTATAGGCTAGCAAACAGGTTGGATTCTGACCTGCAGAAGCTGAGATGCAGAGTAAACTACCATGCGTTGAGATTTACTGACCcaatacaagaaatgggtgaaaaGATAATACAGCGAATGAGGGAGAGGAGCACACATTTTATTGCTCTTCATTTAAGGTGCTCACAATTCAAATTCTCATTGCCGCAAAGTGAGATAAAGCTTACTGATATATGCTATATTAGGCTATCAACTCTTTGTGTATGTAAAAAAGCATAGTTGGTATGAGGTGAGATTTAGTTTGAAGCATACAGATTGCCTCAATCTTAGCAGGGATGAGCAATAATGCAGGCTTCTCAGCAACTTTGTCATTGCTATTATGAACATGCTGTCTTGTTACCAGGAATACCGTAAGCATAGTCTAGTGGGAGGATGCACAAGGAGTGAAGGGATGTTTATAAGTTGGTGTTGGCCCAACACTATTCAAAGTAATAAATGAAAGATGTTAGAACTGAAACGAGAAATCTGTATAGGCTCGGCCTTTCTGTGAGCATGTACTCATGATTCCGAAGTGGCACCTAGGAGGGCCTCATTTGTTTTTCTGTTGTATGAAGTTCAATCTTTGTTTCAAATGTTCGGTTGGTCCTCCATATATTTGACTACTAGATTCCTAGGAACAGTTGGGTGCTCGGGCTAGTGAACCACTGTCGTCTATGGCTCCATTAGCGAATGTGATTTTGGTCTGAAGTTTACTACTCCCTCTTATCCATATTAAGTTGTACTTAGTCAGCGACACttaatatggaccggagggagtagcttTCTACTTCTGAAGTGTCCTTGTATCAATGCTATAAATTGTTACCCCAGATGATGTACGCTCTTTATTTAGTTCTTAATGGGTCAATGTTTTGTCTTTCCCTCTTAACACTGTTTTGTGGTGCCAGATTTGAACCTGATATGCTTGCCTTTTCGGGGTGCTACTATGGCGgtggagagaaagagaagagagaGCTTGGTGTGATACGGAAGAGATGGAAAACCTTGCATGTAAGTATGATATCATAATGTATTGCTAGGCACTTAAATAAGTTATGAACCGACGACTAAACTATGAATGCAACCTCTGCTATTTTTGCATTTCAGGCTAGCAATCCAGAGAAAGAAAGAAGGCACGGTAGATGCCCACTAACCCCTGAAGAGGTGGGGCTGATGTTGAAGGCACTGGGCTACACAAACGATGTTCACATTTATGTTGCCTCTGGAGATATATATGGTGGGGAAAGGACATTAGAACCCCTGAAAGCCCTCTTCCCCAATCTCCATACCAAAGAAACAATAGCAAGCAAAGATGAGCTGGCTCCATTCTCAAAATACGCATCTCGCATGGCTGCATTGGATTTCATCGTCTGCGATGGAAGTGATGCTTTCGTGACTAACAACAACGGGAACATGGCCAAAATTTTGGCTGGCCGAAGGTATAAACTTTGTTCTGCTGCTGTATCCTCTGCTATCATCACGTTTCTGTCGTACAGTCTGATGTTAATCCTGACTATTTATTGGAGCCCTTTGCAGGAGATATCTTGGGCATAAGAGAACGATCCGACCAAACGCTAAAAGGCTGTATTCTTTATTTTTGACTAGAGGAAACATGTCTTGGGATGCATTCTCCTCCAAAGTGCACATGTTCCAGAAAGGGTTTATGGGAGAGCCCAAAGAGCTCAGGCCAGGAAGGGGGGAATTCCATGAGAACCCTTCGACTTGTATATGTGAAAAGACCGATCCCAAAACACTAGCCAAATCTAACCCTCGAAGCCAGCAAGGCTTGAGTAATGGTACCGAGggaggcaaagccactagtgagcCCACAGTTCCTGATAATACCGGTGAAGAGCTGGGAGGATccggtgaggaagaagatgacgCTCCCATGGAGAAAGAAGATGACGCTCCTGTGGGGAAAGGAGATGACGCTCCTGTGGAGAAAGAGGAGATAGTCGACACTGAAGCGGAGGATGATGCGTTGGTCAGACCAGATGATCCTGAGCTAGAGGAGGTTCTTTCAGATTAGACAAGTTATTATCCAGGACGTAGATGTTAACCAGCCGCCGCCACAGTTTTGGTGAGCAACTGATGAGTTTTGACCCTCTTAACATGTACATATTTTCTGCTGTGTAAAATGCGCACCCTCAGCTCTACTGTAGCTAGCTCATAGTGTATCATCACCATTCCTTAGTCCAGTATCGTTGGCTCTTGATTGTTGGAACTTTATATTTTGAGGCTGTAGCGTTTGTGGTGGTATGAGTTTGTAGCTGTAGCATGCTCCTGTTTCTGTTTATTCGTTTTCTGCAAGCCTTTCTGATGGTGTCTAAGGTGACTTATTTTGCAGCAAACTGCAGCTGAGCATCATTGTTTAGAGACCTGCGAAGTGTGTGCTTTTCAGCTGCATAACTGCCAGGTTCATTTCACCTTCTCTCCAGCCAACTTTTCCTGTGGGTTTTGAGCTGTTAAGTTCGAACTCTCTCCTCGGAGAGAGGCTCTACAAACGCCACACCCAAAAAAACCCCGAGGCCTCGTTTGGTAAGAGTGTACACGATTTGAGTATTTGAGAGTGTTTTTTTCAAGTGGATTGGGTGAAAACACTTCTATCACCAAAAACACTCTGTTACACCATAATCCCCTTTTCCATCAATACTACATATTGATTTATCTGTTTGGAAGACGGGGAAATTCTGCAACcaatttgttcaaaaaaaaactaCAACAAATAATTCAATTTCCACAGCAGAGAATAACCTGTTGTGCTGATTGTGACCATGGAAACTGGAACTCATCAGAATGCTCAAGAGCTGGTGCTTGTGACAAATCTATTGCAGCACCATTCTCATACTGTCAAAATTAGCTGACCAACCAAAGATACGCATGTAATCATTCGGCGTGAGCAAAGAGAAAAAAATGACCTTGAAAACCGGCCTGCCAAACAAGCCTGAACGGTGACAAATCTGACTCGCTTCTTCGTTTCCTTGCCCAGTCAGTCAAGTGCCAAACCGCGTTCTGCTCCAGAGCAAAATGGTCCTTCTTTGGAACTTGGAACATTATCCTGGCATTGAATTCTCCCTAGACTAAACGAACAGACAAAGGGGTGGTTTCCTGTGGAACATTTTAGCCCCAAACTCTAGTTCTTTCCCCTTATTTTCTTCAATCCTTTGAGCAGCCTTCCTTCACCAGGAAGCGACGAAGGAGGCAAAGCCCTCTATCCAAAATCCAAGGTGGTACTGTTCTCCTGTGATCTACCTGCGACGCTTGTAGGCATGTAGATTTCTAGGCGATTCTTGCCCATGTTTGTCCTTACCTCTCGTAGTCTTGTTGCATCGTGCATCTCCCCACGCGCGCGTTCAGATTTCGAGCAGTTTCATACTCTCACAGTCGTTTAGTACAAGGCTACTGGAATGGATTGGCAGGCTACTCCAGCCCAGGTCTCTTTGCCATTTGATTCGACCCTCTGCATGAACGAGACGAGAATCTCTAGCTCCCCGTGAGGCCGTGAGCCTGAGCAGCTCAGCAAAAGTCCGTATCACCGGATCAGGCGATTtacacagaaataaccctttgttacaactatagcacagactgaccctccgggcaaactatttcacccatctaacccttttgtgtggcgcctctcccatgggcgccacacatgccagtgtggcgccactctcccagccgacgtggcgcccttgacgctgagctggtgagccgatccgacgtggcagcacgtgtggcgcccatgggaggggcgccacactacTCTTTATATATAATGTCTGTCTAGAGATAACAGAAGATTGTGGTAGCTCAAACGGatgaagcctttgcttctcaatcCCAGGTCATGAGTTCAAACCTCCGCACCACCCGATTtttctttttaaaaaaaaattatgctagacattgtagtatgtttaaaacatgaaatctaGCCTCGTACTGTTTTGTAGAGTTTTTTTATCTTCCATATTGGAATTGAGGTATGATGGCTTGGTTCCAAATCAACAATACATGTTGCGCTGGTCTGACAACGTAAGACAGGAAAGTTTGACTGGTGGTTTTTTACTTAGGCGTTCAGGCATGTTGTATATATTCCTGTGTCAATTCATATGTTATTTTTGTATTCACAAGGTAGGAAAAGAAAGCACACCTTCAGAAGAAAGTCAGATAAAATTTGTTTTACAAACTGCAACACTACTCAGTGGAACTCCAATATGGACGATAGGAGCAACTAAAAGATCCATGTGTTGAGCACTTTGTGCGAGATAAAGCTCAGTGCATTCGTACATATTATTATGTCATGTATTCTGGCGATCGAGTTAAATGCAAACT
It includes:
- the LOC127316367 gene encoding O-fucosyltransferase 6, whose product is MVLPRRRGGHNHNPCPCPCPRRAALPPAALLLLFLLAAVALLYVSPPPLSDHPALASSRHRSSHALLNSSGGGGGGLLEPARREISRVPRGGWTAADDQWGSKLASKFYGCSNSSSKFPDSSVITHPDRYLMIVTSGGLNQQRTGIIDAVVAARILNATLVVPKLDQTSFWKDASDFAQIFDADWFISSLSKDVRIVKVLPEIGGKVRAPHRMRVPRKCTPRCYLNRVLPALLKKHVVRLTKFDYRLANRLDSDLQKLRCRVNYHALRFTDPIQEMGEKIIQRMRERSTHFIALHLRFEPDMLAFSGCYYGGGEKEKRELGVIRKRWKTLHASNPEKERRHGRCPLTPEEVGLMLKALGYTNDVHIYVASGDIYGGERTLEPLKALFPNLHTKETIASKDELAPFSKYASRMAALDFIVCDGSDAFVTNNNGNMAKILAGRRRYLGHKRTIRPNAKRLYSLFLTRGNMSWDAFSSKVHMFQKGFMGEPKELRPGRGEFHENPSTCICEKTDPKTLAKSNPRSQQGLSNGTEGGKATSEPTVPDNTGEELGGSGEEEDDAPMEKEDDAPVGKGDDAPVEKEEIVDTEAEDDALVRPDDPELEEVLSD